AATCTGCTCTTTCAATTGAGAAGCTGTTCCTTTAAAATAGTGTTCATACTTTTTTGTTATCTCTTTTGCTGCAACAATTACTCTATCTGGTATGTTTTGGGCAAGTTCATCAAGAAGTTTTTCAAGACGATGAGGAGATTCGTAAAGAATAACAGGGTAATTTTCATTTAGAACTTTTTGCAACTTCTCTTGTCTCTCTTTTCCTTTATGAGGTAAAAAACCAAAAAAGAGAAACTCTTTATCTAAAAAGCCACTTCCAGCATATGCCGTTGTAAAAGCTGATGGACCGGGCAAAACAGTATATTCTATACCATTTTCAATGCAATACTGCACTAAAAGAGCACCTGGGTCACTAATGCAAGGCATTCCTGCATCAGACATATAGACTACATTTTGATCAAAAAAGTTTTTATCAAATGAATTTATAGTTTCGAACTCATTATGACTATGAAGAGAAATGAATTTTTTTATATTGTGTTTCAAATCGTAACGTTCAGAAAGAAGATGTAGAAGTTTTTTTGTGATACGTGTATCTTCACACAGTATTACATCAGCCTCTTCCAAAACTCTCAATGCACGAAGAGTAATATCTTCTATATTGCCAATTGGAGTAGGAAGAAGCGTAAGCAAAGCAGAGTTGGTTTACTTACCTAGTTTATATTT
This sequence is a window from Hydrogenimonas thermophila. Protein-coding genes within it:
- the rsmI gene encoding 16S rRNA (cytidine(1402)-2'-O)-methyltransferase; amino-acid sequence: MLTLLPTPIGNIEDITLRALRVLEEADVILCEDTRITKKLLHLLSERYDLKHNIKKFISLHSHNEFETINSFDKNFFDQNVVYMSDAGMPCISDPGALLVQYCIENGIEYTVLPGPSAFTTAYAGSGFLDKEFLFFGFLPHKGKERQEKLQKVLNENYPVILYESPHRLEKLLDELAQNIPDRVIVAAKEITKKYEHYFKGTASQLKEQIIGALIKGEWVIIISPNKTNKQSSAITLKDIESLDIPPKQKAKLLAKVTGKSVKECYLKLSAKS